AGGAACCATATTGCCTGTAGGATTACTAAATGTGCACATTTATAGTTATtgcttaaattattttgtttttaggtTCAGCATTCGGATCTGGTTTTCAGTATCTCGTAACGATGTCGGACATCCAGACGTTACAAGACATGAGTTTACCAAAAGAGAAAACGTACGGATAATGGTCAATAGTCTGAGTAGAATTGATCATACCTCTCTATGTTTTCTACATTAAAAGAACCAGCTCCCACGAGGTAATTTTGTTGGACAGTTGACGTTTTGCTAGCTGCAACTTCGAAGGAGGGTAAACCACCGGTGGTCAAATCACTGCCCAAGTGCCATTTGGGGCTACCTTTCTCTTCCATTCTCCATATACGtaactatttttaaacaatttttactcGTTCTAGTCTTTATCATCCATCATCTCCATCTGTAATCACCTCGAtgtaaacaaacttgaatcatCAAAAAGTGAAAGGAAATGTTTTTAGCGATCtgcatttaatatttaaatataacAGTTTTGCAACAATGATTCAAATTACGGCAACGCTGGTTTGTGCACAAAGTGCCGTTTTCCTTTGTGGCGAGGTAGTAGTAGCGGAATGCTTGACTACGTTTTCCAATCCGTCGCATCCGGAGCATCGAATATCACAGAGTAAGTTAAGCAATCAACCAATAGTTTACCCTTTGAAAACTAAATAAACTCTTGTATTTAATTAACGTTCTAGGAAATATAGCCTGAACAACCGTCCATATATTCTCTCGAGAAACGTAGTGCAGGTAGAGTTGGAAGTTGGAACCGTAGACGGGATTGATGGCAGTGAACTTTACAGATCAAATAGTGCCACGGTAACCGCGCTGACAATCGACAAAAACATAAGCAGCGAACCGACATCGCTGAATGCCAAAAATCAACTCAAGGGTGAGGTGCTTCAGTCCTCGGAACCGGAGATCCAGGGATTCAAGGAATTCCAGACAGTGTAAGTATCATGATTCGTTGCAAATGCTGTTCCGCTATTTGATAAGATCATAATAAACGTTACtcatttcagtattttttgtgAGTCCCTGCCCACAAATACCCCGCCCACTTACCGTGGAGTTATGGTTAAGTACTGCTACAAAATTACCGCCACCACCCAACGAGCTGTTTCCACAGTGCAGGCCCTGCATGCCCCGTTACGAGTACTTCAATTGCCACCAATTAACTACAGTGACGAAACAATCACCCTTAACGACTTAACTAACGAGGAGCTCGCCCCGAGAAATTTTTTCTTGGGCAAAAAAAGCTCTATCAAAAATTGAGTATGGTTTACAGTACAGAGCATAACCGCCAGAAGATGATCGAACTTCTGAACGTGATTTCAAACTAACTCGGCAAAGTGGGTAGGAACATTACACTCCCGCTGTGGCACTGTAAAACGCGTGCACCTTTCGATAAATTTACTATGTGAAGAACGAGAAATACCAAACTCCACATCTACAAACAAACACACAGGagaaagatgtaccaagcggaGGTAGAAGTAGGAAAAATCTTCACAAAATAATCGATTGCACTGTGATGAACAGATCCGGATAACCAGCAGTACAAAAACCAATGGCGACAATGCAAACTGAATTGTTTG
This sequence is a window from Uranotaenia lowii strain MFRU-FL chromosome 3, ASM2978415v1, whole genome shotgun sequence. Protein-coding genes within it:
- the LOC129757749 gene encoding uncharacterized protein LOC129757749, with protein sequence MLDYVFQSVASGASNITEKYSLNNRPYILSRNVVQVELEVGTVDGIDGSELYRSNSATVTALTIDKNISSEPTSLNAKNQLKGEVLQSSEPEIQGFKEFQTVIFCESLPTNTPPTYRGVMVKYCYKITATTQRAVSTVQALHAPLRVLQLPPINYSDETITLNDLTNEELAPRNFFLGKKSSIKN